A stretch of DNA from bacterium:
CGCCGGCGAGGAGCGCCTCGCCTTCCTTGCGCCACCGGTCCGCGACCTCCCCGACGTACACGCCTTCGTAGAGCAGATACATCGCCTGTGTGTCGAAGATGTGTACGATCTTGACCTCCGCGCCCTGCTCCCTGGCCAACTGGAGGCCGTGGGCCAGGGCGGCATCGCTACACGCGCTGCCGTCGACGGGCATTACGATGCGACGGTACATGACGATCGCGCCTCCCCGGAATGCATGTGGTGCGTCGGGATGTGATCCGACAGAGGAGTACGCTGCCCGCCGGATGGCACCTGTTGCGCGTCCTGCCTACGATAGACGGGGTGCGCTTTGGCCCGTGCCGCGGGCCCGGGGTGCGGCCACGGAGGAGACAACGTGCAGCAGGCGGTCTTGACGCTCACGAATGCCGTGGGACTGCACGCACGGCCCGCCGCGAAATTCGTGCAAACCGCGGTGCGCTTTGCGTCGGAGATCACCGTCCGCAACGTCACGCGCGGCGGACCGGCGGCGGACGCCAAGGGCATCCTGGGCGTGCTCGGCCTAGGCGCCGAGCGCGGCGACGTGATCGAAGTGCAGGCGGCGGGGCCGGACGAAGCGGAGAGCCTTGACGCCATCCGGGTCCTGGTAGCATCGCGCTTCGGAGAGCACGCATGACGGCGGCGCGGCTTGCGGGATCGCCGGCCTCGCCCGGCATCGTCACCGGGCCCGCGTGGAGGTACGAGCGCGGTGCCGTCGCGGTCGTGCGCCGGACGGCGGAGGATCCGGCGGCCGAGCAGCGTCGGCTGGACGCCGCGCTGTCCGCAGCCGCAGCCGGTCTCGACCGGCTTGTCGACGCGCAGCGGACGCGCCTGACGCCGGAGATCGCGGCCATCTTCGAAGCGCAGCGGCTCATGGTCGAGGATCCCAAGCTCGCCGCGCAATGCCGCCACGCCATCGCGGGCGGGGCTTCGGCTGAGGCGGCGTGGCGTGAAGCCGTCGATCACGCCGCGGCCGCGCTCGAGGCCCAGGCCGGGCCGGTGTTCCGGTCCCGC
This window harbors:
- a CDS encoding HPr family phosphocarrier protein, which encodes MQQAVLTLTNAVGLHARPAAKFVQTAVRFASEITVRNVTRGGPAADAKGILGVLGLGAERGDVIEVQAAGPDEAESLDAIRVLVASRFGEHA